One genomic region from Paraburkholderia azotifigens encodes:
- a CDS encoding helix-turn-helix transcriptional regulator codes for MGKIAVELEAALARRDTLGAPGSTQMRTIAAGEGWQVTDVLCTFGPRDRPFEERHAGVCIAMVLAGAFGYRSAAGRELLTPGSLLLGNAGECFECGHRHASGDRCVSFHYQSAYFERLAADMGFAHGDASFRHVRLPPLRAFSGLIARACSAAAHGASDVSWDELAVELADLTLRSARADAKRRHAATGASAWSRVTQAARLIDETPDAPHTLASLAQLCGLSDFYFLRSFERVTGVTPHQYVLRARLRHAALRLADEDAKVVDIALDSGFNDVSNFNHAFRAEFGMSPRAWRMQRGARRCEARNA; via the coding sequence TTGGGAAAAATTGCCGTCGAACTCGAAGCCGCGCTGGCCCGCCGCGACACGCTCGGTGCGCCCGGCAGCACGCAGATGCGCACCATCGCGGCGGGTGAGGGCTGGCAGGTGACGGATGTGCTGTGCACCTTCGGCCCGCGCGACCGGCCGTTCGAGGAACGGCATGCGGGCGTGTGCATCGCGATGGTGCTGGCGGGTGCGTTCGGCTACCGCTCGGCGGCAGGACGCGAGCTGCTGACGCCCGGTTCGCTGCTGCTCGGCAACGCAGGCGAATGCTTCGAATGCGGTCATCGGCATGCGTCGGGCGACCGCTGCGTATCGTTTCACTATCAGTCTGCGTACTTCGAGCGGCTTGCCGCCGACATGGGCTTCGCTCACGGCGATGCATCGTTCCGTCACGTCCGCCTGCCGCCGCTGCGTGCGTTTTCAGGGCTGATTGCGCGTGCGTGCAGCGCAGCGGCGCATGGCGCGTCCGACGTGTCATGGGACGAACTTGCCGTCGAACTCGCCGATCTCACGCTGCGTTCCGCGCGAGCCGACGCGAAGCGCCGTCACGCAGCGACGGGCGCGAGCGCATGGTCGCGCGTGACGCAGGCTGCGCGCCTGATCGATGAAACGCCCGATGCGCCGCATACGCTCGCAAGTCTCGCGCAACTGTGCGGCCTGTCCGATTTCTATTTCCTGCGCAGCTTCGAGCGCGTCACGGGCGTCACGCCGCATCAATACGTGCTGCGCGCGCGCCTGCGCCATGCGGCGCTGCGTCTTGCCGACGAGGACGCGAAGGTCGTCGATATCGCGCTCGACAGCGGCTTCAACGATGTGTCCAATTTCAATCACGCGTTTCGTGCCGAATTCGGCATGAGTCCGCGCGCCTGGCGCATGCAGCGCGGCGCGCGCCGTTGCGAGGCGCGCAACGCATGA
- a CDS encoding DUF3857 domain-containing transglutaminase family protein, whose product MSRHVHRLRAAAMLPLLVCACGAAAVHAQERVASDDVPPSTIERDVHLFVVQKDGSIEEHDDTILRANTTSGVDDIAQRYVWFNKDIEQVQSLAAETIDRDGVAHPVGPDGIRDVQEPRSAGAPTFQDGVLRTVIFPGVEPGSRVHLAFRKTRSIPLQGGTFAYFVEPTRGPVDMQQLIFDLPADVPLYADARGYVALPPVTENGRTRYTFEYQHGPYAPIEAGAVGYATWGDRLMISTTRDFASFAERYRTAAQDPTWRDPAIAQFAQALTAHTGDPREKAQILYDWVRMNIRYVALFLGETAAVPHKASDILRNRYGDCKDHVALYGAMLAAVGIDSQAVLLNLGPVYTLPDVPGYGASAINHAITWIPSLNLYADTTAGGIGFGYLPPGAMDRPVLLVDDGVLARTPATQERGRNARLAIDIDGTGTAAFTYRVEDVGVPAELERNVFRRATRQRWQQIAADRLRQTGLHGIARMQPGELTSTSGPFAISMQGTLEHFTWPDGTTALPALTSLSGGIATQVQAWLAEPERTQPWVCIGGDFEETAQITLPDTVRVTDMPQDAAVRDRFFDFQSRYVFDPSTRVVQITRHLRARFGRQVCSADEFAQARVSLVRIERDVLAQIVVRGVVAR is encoded by the coding sequence ATGAGCCGTCACGTGCACCGCCTGCGCGCGGCGGCCATGCTGCCGCTGCTTGTCTGCGCATGCGGCGCGGCCGCCGTGCACGCGCAGGAACGCGTGGCGTCCGACGATGTTCCGCCGTCGACGATCGAGCGCGACGTGCATCTGTTCGTCGTGCAGAAGGACGGTTCGATCGAGGAGCACGACGACACGATCCTGCGCGCGAACACGACGAGCGGCGTCGACGATATCGCGCAACGCTACGTGTGGTTTAACAAGGACATCGAGCAGGTGCAGTCGCTCGCGGCGGAGACGATCGATCGCGACGGGGTCGCGCATCCCGTCGGCCCCGACGGCATCCGCGACGTGCAGGAGCCGCGCTCGGCGGGCGCGCCGACCTTCCAGGACGGCGTGCTGCGCACGGTGATTTTTCCGGGCGTCGAGCCGGGGTCGCGCGTGCATCTCGCGTTTCGCAAGACGCGCTCGATTCCGCTGCAAGGCGGCACGTTCGCGTATTTCGTCGAGCCGACGCGCGGTCCCGTCGACATGCAGCAGCTGATCTTCGATCTGCCCGCCGACGTGCCGCTCTATGCCGACGCACGCGGTTACGTCGCGTTGCCGCCCGTCACGGAAAACGGCCGTACGCGCTACACGTTCGAGTACCAGCATGGACCGTACGCGCCGATCGAAGCGGGGGCCGTCGGCTACGCGACGTGGGGCGACCGGCTGATGATATCGACGACGCGCGATTTCGCCTCATTTGCCGAGCGCTATCGCACGGCGGCGCAGGACCCGACGTGGCGCGACCCTGCGATTGCGCAGTTCGCGCAGGCGCTGACGGCGCACACCGGCGACCCGCGCGAGAAGGCACAGATCCTGTACGACTGGGTGCGCATGAACATCCGCTACGTCGCGCTTTTTCTCGGCGAGACGGCGGCCGTGCCGCACAAGGCCAGCGATATCCTGCGCAACCGTTATGGCGACTGCAAGGATCACGTCGCGCTGTATGGCGCGATGCTCGCGGCCGTCGGCATCGACAGCCAGGCCGTGCTGCTCAATCTGGGCCCTGTCTATACGCTGCCCGACGTGCCGGGCTACGGCGCGAGCGCGATCAACCATGCAATCACATGGATTCCTTCGTTGAACCTGTACGCGGACACGACGGCGGGCGGCATCGGCTTCGGTTATCTGCCGCCGGGCGCGATGGACCGGCCTGTGCTGCTCGTCGACGACGGCGTGCTGGCGCGCACGCCCGCGACGCAGGAACGCGGCCGCAATGCGCGGCTGGCGATCGATATCGACGGGACGGGGACGGCGGCGTTCACGTATCGCGTCGAAGACGTGGGCGTGCCGGCGGAACTCGAGCGCAATGTGTTTCGCCGCGCGACACGGCAGCGCTGGCAGCAGATTGCCGCCGACCGTTTGCGGCAGACGGGATTGCATGGGATTGCCCGGATGCAGCCGGGCGAATTGACTTCGACTTCGGGGCCATTTGCAATCTCCATGCAGGGGACGCTGGAGCATTTCACGTGGCCTGACGGTACGACTGCGTTGCCTGCGTTGACGAGCTTGTCGGGCGGGATCGCGACGCAGGTGCAGGCCTGGCTTGCCGAGCCGGAGCGGACGCAGCCGTGGGTTTGTATCGGCGGCGATTTCGAGGAGACCGCGCAGATTACGCTACCCGATACCGTTCGCGTGACCGATATGCCTCAGGATGCTGCTGTACGCGACCGGTTTTTCGATTTTCAGTCGCGGTATGTGTTTGATCCTTCGACTCGCGTCGTGCAGATTACCCGGCATCTTCGTGCACGGTTTGGGCGTCAGGTGTGCAGCGCCGATGAGTTTGCGCAGGCGCGGGTTTCTCTTGTTCGGATTGAACGTGATGTTCTCGCGCAGATTGTGGTTCGAGGTGTTGTTGCGCGGTGA
- the pdxY gene encoding pyridoxal kinase PdxY, with the protein MKNVLSIQSHVVFGHAGNAASEFPMRRLGVNVWPLNTVQFSNHTQYGHWEGSAIDASQMLALVEGIGAIGMLPRCDAVLSGYLGTPEQAQAVIEIVRAVKSANPHALYFCDPVMGTATGCRAEPGIQEFLVRTMPEVSDVMCPNHSELQRLVGREIETVEEAVAACRELMKRGPKMVLVKHLLDRNSLADRFNMLVVTQREAWMGQRPLYPFARQPVGVGDMTSAVFVARTLLGDSVRSAFEHTLAAVNAVVRATFDAGRYELEIIAAQDDIARPRDWFDAWVVESA; encoded by the coding sequence ATGAAAAATGTTCTGAGCATCCAGTCGCACGTGGTATTCGGGCACGCAGGCAATGCCGCATCGGAGTTCCCGATGCGGCGCCTCGGCGTCAACGTGTGGCCGCTCAACACGGTGCAGTTCTCGAACCATACGCAATACGGGCATTGGGAAGGCAGTGCGATCGATGCATCGCAGATGCTCGCGCTCGTCGAAGGTATCGGCGCGATCGGCATGCTGCCGCGCTGCGATGCCGTGCTCTCGGGCTATCTGGGCACACCCGAACAGGCGCAGGCCGTGATTGAAATCGTGCGCGCCGTGAAGTCCGCGAATCCGCACGCGCTTTATTTCTGTGATCCGGTAATGGGCACGGCGACGGGCTGCCGCGCCGAACCGGGCATCCAGGAATTTCTGGTGCGGACGATGCCCGAAGTCTCCGACGTGATGTGCCCGAATCACAGCGAACTGCAGCGGCTCGTCGGGCGCGAGATCGAGACCGTCGAAGAAGCCGTCGCTGCGTGCCGCGAACTGATGAAGCGCGGTCCGAAGATGGTGCTCGTCAAGCATCTGCTCGATCGCAACAGTCTTGCGGACCGTTTCAACATGCTCGTCGTGACCCAGCGTGAAGCGTGGATGGGGCAGCGTCCGCTGTATCCGTTCGCGCGTCAGCCCGTGGGTGTCGGCGACATGACGAGCGCCGTGTTCGTCGCCCGGACGCTGCTCGGCGACTCGGTGCGCAGCGCATTCGAGCACACGCTTGCTGCCGTCAATGCCGTGGTGCGTGCGACGTTCGACGCGGGGCGCTACGAACTCGAGATCATCGCCGCACAGGATGATATTGCGCGGCCGCGTGACTGGTTCGATGCGTGGGTGGTGGAGTCTGCGTGA
- the glgA gene encoding glycogen synthase GlgA, giving the protein MTIRALHVASELYPLLKTGGLADVVGALPPALIELGADVRVLLPGFPAVVAGLSDLQPVARIGERFGASNVALERGTLPANGLIVYVIRAESLYDRSGNPYLDAEHVPYGDNAQRFATLGWTAAQIAQHLDPAWAPQIVHAHDWHAGLAPAYLKAAAREHGKPPARTIFTVHNLAYQGIFPAHQFGQLGLPADFFHMSGVEFYGQMSFLKAGLFYSDRITTVSPTYAREIQTLAQGGGLDGLLSQRSHDLSGILNGVDYSVWQPSVDQSIAARYTDTRLAGKRACKTALQERFHLAQKGDALLFGVVSRLTEQKGLDLLLAALPDIIKRGGQLVVFGTGDPALENGLQRVAQAHPESVAVELGFDETLAHQIVAGSDVIAVPSRFEPCGLTQLYALAYGSLPLVHRVGGLADTVVDASLENIADDLATGFVFERFEPEALTAAIRRAFALYARRTDWKAAQRRAMRQDFGWGASAERYLALYRELV; this is encoded by the coding sequence ATGACGATCCGCGCGCTGCATGTCGCTAGCGAGCTGTATCCCCTTCTGAAAACGGGCGGTCTCGCCGACGTCGTGGGCGCGCTGCCGCCCGCGCTGATCGAACTGGGCGCCGATGTCCGCGTGCTGCTGCCTGGCTTTCCCGCCGTGGTCGCGGGGCTGTCGGACCTGCAGCCCGTGGCGCGGATCGGCGAGCGCTTCGGCGCGTCGAACGTCGCGCTGGAGCGCGGCACGCTGCCCGCCAACGGACTCATCGTCTACGTGATCCGCGCGGAATCGCTGTATGACCGCAGCGGCAATCCGTACCTCGATGCCGAGCACGTGCCGTACGGCGACAACGCGCAGCGTTTCGCGACGCTCGGCTGGACGGCGGCGCAGATCGCGCAGCATCTCGACCCGGCCTGGGCGCCGCAGATCGTTCATGCACACGACTGGCACGCGGGCCTCGCGCCCGCCTATCTGAAAGCGGCCGCGCGCGAGCACGGCAAGCCGCCCGCGCGCACGATCTTCACGGTCCACAATCTCGCCTACCAGGGTATCTTTCCCGCCCATCAGTTCGGCCAGCTGGGTCTGCCCGCCGACTTTTTCCACATGAGCGGCGTCGAGTTCTACGGGCAGATGTCGTTTCTGAAGGCCGGTCTCTTCTACAGCGACCGCATCACCACCGTGAGCCCGACCTACGCGCGCGAAATCCAGACGCTTGCGCAAGGCGGCGGGCTCGACGGGTTGCTCAGCCAGCGCTCGCACGATCTGTCGGGCATCCTGAACGGCGTCGATTACTCGGTCTGGCAGCCGTCCGTCGATCAATCGATCGCCGCGCGCTACACCGACACGCGCCTTGCCGGCAAGCGCGCGTGCAAGACGGCGCTGCAGGAGCGCTTCCACCTCGCGCAGAAGGGAGACGCGCTGTTGTTCGGCGTCGTGAGCCGGCTCACGGAACAAAAGGGCCTCGACCTTCTGCTGGCCGCCCTGCCCGACATCATCAAGCGCGGCGGCCAGCTGGTCGTGTTCGGCACGGGCGACCCGGCGCTCGAAAACGGCTTGCAGCGCGTGGCGCAGGCGCATCCCGAGAGCGTCGCCGTCGAACTCGGCTTCGACGAGACGCTTGCTCACCAGATCGTCGCGGGCAGCGACGTGATCGCCGTGCCGTCGCGCTTCGAGCCGTGCGGGCTGACGCAGCTCTATGCGCTCGCGTATGGCTCGCTGCCACTCGTGCATCGCGTGGGCGGTCTCGCCGATACCGTCGTCGATGCGTCGCTCGAAAACATCGCCGACGATCTCGCGACGGGCTTCGTGTTCGAGCGCTTCGAGCCCGAAGCGCTGACGGCCGCGATCCGCCGCGCGTTCGCGCTGTACGCGCGGCGCACCGACTGGAAAGCCGCGCAGCGCCGCGCGATGCGGCAGGACTTCGGCTGGGGCGCGTCGGCGGAACGCTATCTCGCGCTGTATCGCGAACTGGTGTGA
- the glgC gene encoding glucose-1-phosphate adenylyltransferase — MDTPASLNDLQHTTLAIVLAGGRGTRLGPLTNKRVKPAVHFGGKYRIIDFALSNCLNSGIRRIAVVTQYKAHSLLRHVQRGWGFLRGEFNEFIDLWPAQQRVEGAHWYRGTADAVFQNLDIIRSIRPKYVVVLAGDHIYKMDYTRMVMDHVESKADCTVGCIEVPRMEAVAFGVMHVDEERRVTGFVEKPADPPAMPGRPDIALASMGIYVFNADYLYSLLEDNITSVATDHDFGKDIIPRVVTSGNAIAHPFSMSCVSSDPSVEPYWRDVGTIDAYWAANLDLASTIPALDLYDRNWPIWTHQEQLPPAKFVRDLNGLQGTGTNMIVCGGCVISGSQISRSVLSSNVVVNSFCNIAEAVLLPQVSIGASCRLRKVVIDRGCQIPDGTVIGEDPVRDGERFYRTDSGVVLVTAEALKRQAAR, encoded by the coding sequence ATGGATACGCCGGCAAGCCTCAACGATTTGCAGCACACCACGCTCGCCATCGTCCTCGCGGGCGGGCGCGGCACGCGCCTCGGGCCGCTCACGAACAAGCGCGTGAAGCCCGCCGTGCACTTCGGCGGCAAGTACCGGATCATCGATTTCGCGCTGTCGAACTGCCTGAATTCGGGCATCCGCCGCATCGCCGTCGTCACGCAGTACAAGGCTCATTCGCTGCTGCGGCACGTGCAGCGCGGCTGGGGCTTCCTGCGCGGCGAGTTCAACGAGTTCATCGACCTGTGGCCGGCGCAGCAGCGCGTCGAAGGCGCGCACTGGTATCGCGGCACGGCCGACGCCGTGTTCCAGAACCTCGACATCATCCGTTCGATCCGTCCGAAATACGTCGTCGTGCTGGCGGGCGACCACATCTACAAGATGGACTACACGCGCATGGTGATGGATCACGTCGAGTCGAAGGCGGATTGCACCGTCGGCTGCATCGAGGTGCCGCGCATGGAGGCCGTCGCGTTCGGCGTGATGCACGTCGACGAGGAGCGCCGCGTGACGGGCTTCGTCGAAAAGCCCGCCGACCCGCCCGCCATGCCCGGCCGTCCCGACATCGCGCTCGCGAGCATGGGCATCTACGTGTTCAACGCCGACTACCTGTACTCGCTGCTCGAAGACAACATCACCAGCGTCGCGACCGATCACGACTTCGGCAAGGACATCATTCCGCGCGTCGTCACGTCGGGGAATGCGATTGCGCACCCATTCAGCATGTCGTGCGTGTCGTCGGATCCGAGCGTCGAGCCGTACTGGCGCGACGTCGGCACGATCGACGCGTACTGGGCCGCGAATCTCGATCTCGCCTCGACGATTCCCGCGCTCGATCTGTACGACCGCAACTGGCCCATCTGGACGCATCAGGAGCAGTTGCCGCCCGCCAAGTTCGTGCGCGACCTGAACGGGCTGCAAGGCACGGGCACCAACATGATCGTGTGCGGCGGCTGCGTGATTTCCGGCTCGCAGATTTCGCGCTCGGTGCTGTCGTCGAATGTGGTCGTGAATTCGTTCTGTAACATCGCTGAGGCAGTCTTGTTGCCGCAGGTGTCGATCGGCGCGAGTTGCCGTCTGCGCAAGGTCGTGATCGACCGCGGCTGCCAGATTCCCGACGGCACTGTGATCGGCGAGGACCCGGTGCGCGACGGCGAGCGCTTCTACCGCACGGACAGCGGCGTCGTGCTGGTGACGGCGGAAGCGCTCAAGCGCCAGGCGGCGCGTTAG
- a CDS encoding alpha/beta fold hydrolase, producing MKLKLRSSLVAGSLIACLALPALDGCAADPANAARSSATPAVPADSGPAYGRELQGFDYPAPVHQFEFTSQGEALHMAYMDIAPAHPNGRTVVLLHGKNFCGATWEDSIGRLSAAGYRVIAPDQIGFCKSSKPQRYQFSFQQLARNTHALLESIGVQNATIVGHSTGGMLAIRYALMYPGETQQLVLVNPIGLEDWKAKGVPSLSVDQWYERELKTTADGIRRYEQATYYSGQWRSDFEPWVQMLAGMYRGPGKKEVAWDSALLYDMITTQPVVYELGLLKMPTLLLIGDKDTTAIGKDVAPPDVRAKIGNYPELAKLTKQAIPHATLVEFAELGHAPQMQDPVAFHKALLDGLAALPASH from the coding sequence ATGAAACTGAAATTGCGCTCATCGCTCGTTGCCGGTTCCCTGATTGCCTGTCTCGCATTGCCCGCCCTCGATGGCTGTGCCGCCGATCCTGCCAACGCCGCCCGTTCATCGGCGACGCCCGCCGTGCCCGCCGATAGCGGTCCCGCTTATGGGCGGGAGTTGCAGGGCTTCGACTATCCGGCGCCCGTGCATCAGTTCGAGTTCACCTCGCAAGGCGAAGCGCTGCACATGGCTTACATGGACATTGCGCCCGCCCATCCGAACGGCCGTACCGTCGTGTTGCTGCACGGCAAGAATTTTTGCGGCGCGACATGGGAAGACTCGATCGGGCGGCTGTCGGCGGCGGGGTATCGCGTGATCGCACCGGATCAGATCGGCTTTTGCAAGTCGAGCAAGCCGCAGCGCTATCAGTTCAGCTTCCAGCAGCTCGCGCGCAATACGCATGCGTTGCTCGAATCGATCGGTGTGCAGAACGCAACCATCGTCGGCCATTCGACGGGCGGCATGCTTGCTATCCGCTATGCGCTGATGTACCCGGGCGAGACGCAGCAGCTGGTGCTCGTCAATCCCATCGGACTCGAGGACTGGAAGGCGAAGGGCGTGCCGTCGCTGTCCGTCGACCAGTGGTACGAGCGCGAGCTGAAGACGACAGCGGACGGCATCCGCCGCTACGAACAGGCCACCTATTACTCGGGCCAGTGGCGCAGCGATTTCGAACCGTGGGTGCAGATGCTCGCGGGGATGTATCGCGGGCCGGGCAAGAAGGAAGTCGCGTGGGATTCGGCGCTGCTGTACGACATGATCACTACGCAGCCCGTCGTCTATGAACTGGGCTTGCTGAAGATGCCGACGCTGCTGCTGATCGGCGACAAGGACACGACGGCGATCGGCAAGGATGTGGCGCCGCCCGACGTGCGCGCGAAGATCGGCAACTATCCGGAACTCGCGAAGTTGACGAAACAGGCGATCCCGCATGCGACGCTGGTCGAGTTCGCGGAGCTGGGCCACGCGCCGCAGATGCAGGATCCCGTGGCGTTTCATAAGGCGTTGCTCGACGGCCTGGCTGCCTTACCCGCGAGCCATTGA
- a CDS encoding LLM class flavin-dependent oxidoreductase — translation MIPFSVLDLSPITAGATAADAFRNTLDLAQHAERWGYKRYWLAEHHNMTGIASAATSVVIGHVAGGTKTIRVGSGGVMLPNHAPLVIAEQFGTLASLYPGRIDLGLGRAPGTDQTTARALRRDLHGSADSFPDDVVELQRYFGDPVPGQRVRAVPGAGLDVPLWLLGSSLFSAQLAAALGLPFAFASHFAPDYMMQALHVYRAQFRPSETLDKPYAMVGVNLFAADTDGEAQRLFTSLQQQFINLRRGTPGQLQPPVDQVAASEMEMSSVRHSLACSVVGDRDTVRDGLRTIVEQTGASELMLTAQIYDHAARLRSFEIGAQVRDELAEG, via the coding sequence ATGATTCCTTTTTCGGTCCTCGATCTTTCCCCCATCACGGCCGGCGCGACCGCGGCCGACGCGTTCCGCAACACGCTCGATCTCGCGCAGCACGCCGAGCGATGGGGCTACAAGCGCTACTGGCTCGCCGAACATCACAACATGACAGGTATCGCGAGCGCGGCGACGTCGGTGGTGATCGGCCACGTGGCGGGCGGCACGAAGACGATCCGCGTCGGCTCGGGCGGCGTGATGCTGCCGAATCACGCGCCGCTCGTGATCGCCGAGCAGTTCGGCACGCTGGCGTCGCTGTATCCGGGGCGTATCGATCTCGGCCTCGGCCGCGCGCCCGGCACCGACCAGACCACGGCGCGCGCGCTGCGCCGCGACCTGCACGGCAGCGCCGATTCGTTCCCCGACGACGTCGTCGAGTTGCAGCGCTATTTCGGCGATCCCGTGCCGGGCCAGCGCGTGCGCGCCGTGCCGGGCGCGGGTCTTGACGTGCCGCTGTGGCTGCTGGGTTCGAGCCTGTTCAGCGCGCAACTGGCGGCGGCGCTCGGCCTGCCGTTCGCGTTCGCGTCGCACTTCGCGCCCGACTACATGATGCAGGCGCTGCACGTGTACCGCGCGCAGTTCCGGCCGTCGGAAACGCTCGACAAGCCGTACGCGATGGTCGGCGTGAACCTGTTCGCCGCCGATACCGACGGCGAAGCGCAGCGGCTCTTCACGTCGCTGCAGCAGCAGTTCATCAATCTGCGGCGCGGCACGCCGGGCCAGTTGCAGCCGCCCGTCGATCAGGTCGCGGCCTCGGAAATGGAGATGAGCAGCGTGCGGCATTCGCTCGCGTGCTCGGTCGTCGGCGATCGCGACACGGTGCGCGACGGCCTGCGCACGATCGTCGAGCAAACAGGCGCGAGCGAGCTGATGCTGACCGCGCAGATCTACGATCACGCGGCGCGGCTGCGTTCGTTCGAGATCGGCGCACAGGTGCGGGACGAGCTGGCCGAAGGCTAA
- a CDS encoding patatin-like phospholipase family protein has product MAIRRRYKRIGLVLGGGAARGWAHIGAIRALHEAGIKPDIVAGTSIGALVGAVYANGDLDWLEEWVTRLTWQSVVRLLDLRLSGGLLGGKKVIQVFANRFNGRSISELQMPFAAVATELDSGRETWLQDGGVVDAVRASIAIPGIFTPVLHEGVWLVDGGLSNPVPVSAARGMRADCVIAVDLNNDILNGRDFGGAVVDLPPMPTEELVEAAVEEPDALPLDPDAPPPAIATPAPPTLLRRNGKPFPNWLQPSSEEYSRDVRVPPAPSARVPSMLSSIAQSIDIMQVRITRSRLAGEPADILIQPRLGGMGIFDFHRAGPAIEEGRAAVEAMLPAIRVCLGTD; this is encoded by the coding sequence ATGGCCATACGTCGGCGCTACAAGCGCATCGGCCTCGTGCTCGGCGGGGGAGCCGCGCGCGGCTGGGCGCACATCGGCGCGATTCGCGCGCTGCACGAGGCGGGCATCAAGCCCGACATCGTCGCGGGCACGTCGATCGGCGCGCTGGTCGGCGCTGTGTATGCGAACGGCGATCTCGACTGGCTCGAAGAGTGGGTGACGCGGCTCACGTGGCAGTCGGTCGTGCGTCTGCTCGACCTGCGTCTTTCGGGCGGGCTGCTCGGCGGCAAGAAAGTCATCCAGGTGTTTGCCAACCGCTTCAACGGCCGTTCGATCAGCGAATTGCAGATGCCGTTCGCGGCCGTCGCGACGGAACTCGATTCTGGCCGCGAAACCTGGCTGCAGGACGGCGGCGTGGTGGACGCCGTGCGCGCGTCGATTGCGATTCCGGGCATTTTCACGCCGGTGCTGCACGAGGGCGTGTGGCTCGTCGACGGCGGGCTGTCGAACCCTGTGCCCGTGTCGGCTGCGCGCGGCATGCGGGCCGACTGCGTAATCGCCGTCGATCTGAACAACGACATCCTCAATGGCCGCGATTTCGGCGGCGCGGTCGTCGACCTGCCGCCGATGCCGACGGAAGAACTCGTCGAAGCCGCCGTCGAAGAACCCGACGCGTTGCCGCTCGATCCCGATGCGCCGCCGCCCGCCATCGCGACGCCTGCGCCGCCGACGCTGTTACGGCGCAACGGCAAGCCCTTCCCGAACTGGCTGCAGCCGTCGTCCGAAGAATATTCGCGCGATGTGCGCGTGCCGCCCGCGCCGAGCGCACGCGTGCCGTCGATGCTCAGTTCGATCGCGCAAAGCATCGACATCATGCAGGTGCGGATCACGCGCAGCCGCCTCGCGGGCGAGCCTGCCGACATCCTGATCCAGCCGCGTCTGGGCGGCATGGGCATCTTCGATTTTCACCGCGCGGGCCCCGCCATCGAAGAAGGGCGCGCGGCCGTCGAGGCGATGTTGCCCGCGATCCGCGTGTGCCTCGGTACCGACTGA
- a CDS encoding class I SAM-dependent methyltransferase yields the protein MPLQPDSTTLDAYTRDAARYSREWLDQPPPDDMYALWEAHLLPAGKTADIGCGNGRDVAWLAAHGYRVTGFDASEGLLDEARRLYPQLAFRTATLPSLAEIDEQYDNVICETVLMHLPVEAIPDAIDNLVRILRPHGMLYLSWRVTQGADARQPDGRLYSAFEPALIADALTDCVILFADDTTSASSGKRVCRIIAAKRSEG from the coding sequence ATGCCCCTTCAACCCGACTCCACGACGCTCGACGCCTATACCCGCGACGCCGCCCGCTATTCGCGCGAATGGCTCGACCAGCCGCCGCCCGACGACATGTATGCGCTGTGGGAAGCGCATCTGCTGCCCGCGGGCAAGACGGCCGACATCGGTTGCGGCAATGGGCGCGACGTGGCGTGGCTCGCGGCGCACGGGTATCGCGTGACGGGTTTCGATGCGTCGGAGGGTTTGCTCGACGAAGCGCGGCGACTCTATCCTCAGCTTGCGTTTCGCACGGCAACGCTGCCGTCGCTCGCCGAGATCGACGAGCAGTACGACAACGTGATCTGCGAAACCGTGCTGATGCATCTGCCCGTCGAAGCGATTCCCGATGCCATCGACAACCTCGTGCGCATCCTGCGGCCGCATGGCATGCTGTATCTGTCGTGGCGCGTGACGCAGGGCGCCGATGCGCGCCAGCCTGACGGACGCCTGTATTCGGCGTTCGAGCCCGCGCTCATCGCGGATGCGCTCACCGATTGCGTGATCCTGTTCGCCGACGACACGACGAGCGCGAGTTCCGGCAAGCGCGTGTGCCGCATCATCGCCGCGAAGCGCAGCGAGGGCTGA